Proteins from one Coffea arabica cultivar ET-39 chromosome 8c, Coffea Arabica ET-39 HiFi, whole genome shotgun sequence genomic window:
- the LOC113706289 gene encoding uncharacterized protein isoform X2: protein MEVELEPRVKPLPFKVKAISRESPSQKASHVLDTDLRNHWSTGTNTKEWILLELDEPCLLSHVRMYNKSVLEWEISVGLRYKPETFLKVRPRCEAPRRDIVYPMNYSPCRFVRISCLRGNPIAIFFIQLIGISIPGLEPEFQPIVNYLLPHIMSHKQDAHDMHLQLLQGMTSRLVTFLPQLEVDLNGFSEAAEPTLRFLAMLVGPFYPILRVVNEREAAKVAGNVSDYEASKNSQVSVAFTVSSNFEPRRLRSASASTLPSSSYLVFRPDAIFMLLRLAYKDQNLGKVCAMASQILLKLTDPAEQEGPSAASDIASDEASKSETHGPLSFVDYSTLFGEEIIPPDCNPEPNYLNILDIATVEEGLLHLLYACASQPRLCSKLADSISDFWLALPLVQALLPALRPIVNGPDQIDDSFSQWKQPFVQRALSEVVAMSSSSVYRPLLRACAGYLASFSPSHAKAACVLIDLCSCVLAPWMAQVVAKIDLAVELVEDLFTELQGAQVLFARARAALKYLVLALSGKVDDIMAKYKDVKHQILFLVEMLEPFLDPAMTPVKSVISFGNVSSTFLEKQEHNCAIALNVIRAATRKPAVLPSLEAEWRRGSVAPSVLLSILEPHMQLPVGIDLRKFPVSESPETQSLTVSSYASVSQNGGASAKSNSQDDSDGRTDNFDITGKMDITEELNALFAPSELASLSLTNASCSVDLKQSDSDSCNVNMEGNNIPKDSNKQSQDNVLPNNIFVVEYSNLQADYLQLINYRDCELRASEFRRFALDLQSQSPLAPEGHNTAIDALLLAAECYINPYFMMPFRNTSQDINKGNVNRNSESYGLTDVRRVLEKKDTELKIVDGLERKRDKAVLELLLEAAELDRKYQKTALDAEIDTSHIEEREEVISLAPDGILFADAITLVRQNQALLCNFLIQRLQRNEQSVHEILMQCVLFVLHSATKLFCAPESIVDIILNFAEFFNGLLKSIYYQFKEGNLQLDQSKLHEVQRRWVLLRRLVIASSGTDEESSTSISVQNGFRLANLIPPSAWLQKVSVFSCSASPLVRYLGWMAVSRNAKQYLKDRLFLGSDLSQLTYLISIFSDELSLVDNIVDQKNDKQKTEESRVRDTGNEQVLGHSSQEYVDLSFHAIYPEISQFFPDLKKEFEAFGESILEAVRLQLRSLSSAVVPDLMCWFSDLCSWPFLGQEQGQLYSKKNPDNLKGFVAKNSKAVILFVLESILSEHMEAIVPELPRLVQVLASLCRSYYCDVTFLDSILHLLKPIIAHSLHKVSKEEIQLSDDSCSNFESLCFDELLDDIRQNNNDQGHQKIYSRALTIFVLATVFPDLSFHCKMTILKSSLCWADFASSELKTSFHDYLCSYQTLMESCKNFLVGTSRVLGIIPFKTSLYCDGRVCESLDDSSESCSWFLGDVCNLASSTEVPENLEKEKDTAVHINEKDCKLTSEEIVEFSEELECLINKLFPTLDECCKIHRKLAKRLAITSAECFVYSKCLSMFRQRLLVPSQIDKEGIMPTSAEYVSMDCWNVSLQEYAQMILVLQEKHCWEVASVMLDCLLGVPECFSLDGVIDKLCSAIISFSSRAPNIAWRLQTDKWLSFLLRRGTHLLPNCETPINDVFASMLKHPEPEQRFIALKHLRKLMGEDANGGAASLSLKPTGGVAYSDLVISPVPILSSLVAGMWDQVACLVSSDTSLLLRTHAMALLLNCIPFAGRQKLQSFLAAADQALPSLANLTRSTCQGPVSKFSLALLANCCLHSPAEDISLIPEIVWQNIESIGVLENESCPLSLERRACQALCRLRAEGDEAKQMLQEVLSSASPEQLDPDFRSTRESILQVMSNFTSVQSYFDFFHKEMDKKCLEFEEAEIEMELLQKEHASPESANDIKDWHRLPFLADCAKDDNRLQQIKNHIRSLEKTKLREEIIARRQRKLLLKRARQKYIEEAALREAELLQELDRERTSEAERDVERQQLLELERAKTRELQHNLDMEREKNTQRELQRELEQVESGNRPSRREFPSSTHSRPRYRERENGRAVGEGNLRGSTGSMQSETATTSSSMATMPKVVLSGGRQFSGQIPTILQSQDRPDDYSSTYEENFDGSKDSGDSGSIGDPDLVSALEGQSIVSGSSLRHGSRGGKPRQIMERRERESRREGKWERKH, encoded by the exons ATGGAGGTGGAATTGGAGCCAAGAGTGAAGCCTTTACCATTCAAAGTAAAGGCTATTTCGCGAGAATCACCCTCCCAGAAGGCCAGCCATGTCTTGGATACCGACCTCCGGAACCACTGGTCCACGGGGACCAACACCAAGGAATGGATCCTTCTTGAACTTGAT GAACCATGCCTACTTTCACATGTACGGATGTACAATAAATCCGTGTTGGAATGGGAAATTTCAGTGGGCTTGCGATACAAG CCAGAGACATTTCTAAAAGTTCGACCCCGCTGTGAAGCACCTCGGCGAGACATCGTTTACCCAATGAACTACAGTCCCTGTCGCTTTGTTCGAATATCTTGTTTGCGGGGAAACCCGATTGCTATATTTTTCATTCAG TTGATTGGGATTTCTATACCTGGTCTTGAACCAGAGTTTCAACCAATTGTTAATTACCTGCTTCCACACATAATGTCTCACAAGCAGGATGCTCATGATATGCATCTCCAG TTGCTTCAGGGGATGACTAGCCGATTGGTGACCTTCCTTCCTCAGCTAGAG GTGGATCTTAATGGCTTTTCAGAAGCTGCCGAACCTACTTTAAGGTTTCTTGCTATGCTCGTTGGTCCATTTTATCCAATCCTACGTGTTGTAAATGAAAG GGAAGCTGCTAAGGTTGCAGGCAATGTTTCAGACTATGAAGCTTCTAAGAATAGTCAAGTTTCGGTGGCCTTCACTGTTTCCTCTAACTTTGAG CCAAGGAGATTACGTAGTGCATCTGCGTCTACCTTGCCCTCCTCCAGTTACTTGGTTTTTCGCCCAGATGCAATCTTCATGTTGTTGAGGCTAGCTTATAAAGATCAGAACCTGGGAAAAGTTTGTGCAATG GCATCTCAAATTCTGTTGAAGTTGACAGATCCTGCAGAGCAAGAAGGTCCTAGTGCTGCCTCTGATATAGCCTCTGATGAAGCATCTAAATCTGAAACTCATGGGCCTCTCTCTTTTGTTGATTACTCGACCTTGTTCGGAGAAGAAATAATCCCACCAGATTGTAATCCTGAGCCTAACTATTTGAATATCTTGGATATTGCAACAGTGGAAGAAGGACTGTTGCACCTACTGTATGCTTGTGCCTCCCAG CCTCGTCTCTGCAGCAAATTGGCGGATAGCATTTCGGACTTTTGGTTGGCACTACCTCTAGTACAAGCACTGCTTCCAG CACTTCGTCCAATTGTCAATGGTCCAGATCAAATAGATGATTCCTTCTCACAATGGAAACAACCTTTTGTGCAACGTGCCCTGTCAGAG GTTGTGGCAATGTCATCTTCATCAGTTTATCGTCCTCTTCTTCGTGCTTGTGCAGGCTACTTGGCATCATTTTCCCCTTCACAT GCTAAGGCAGCATGTGTCCTTATTGATCTCTGCTCTTGTGTGCTAGCACCATGGATGGCTCAAGTGGTTGCGAAG ATTGACTTAGCTGTGGAGCTTGTGGAAGACCTTTTCACCGAATTACAG GGTGCTCAAGTCTTATTTGCTCGTGCACGTGCAGCCCTCAAGTATTTAGTGTTGGCATTATCTGGGAAAGTGGATGATATAATGGCCAAATACAAG GATGTGAAGCACCAAATTCTTTTTCTGGTAGAAATGCTGGAACCTTTCCTGGATCCGGCCATGACTCCAGTGAAGAGTGTGATATCATTTGGAAATGTCTCTTCTACATTTCTTGAAAAGCAGGAGCATAACTGTGCAATAGCACTGAACGTGATCCGTGCTGCCACGAGAAAACCTGCTGTGCTTCCATCCTTAGAAGCTGAGTGGAGGCGAGGATCAGTTGCTCCCAG TGTACTTCTCTCAATCCTAGAGCCTCACATGCAGCTACCTGTGGGTATTGACCTGCGCAAATTTCCTGTTAGTGAATCACCAGAGACACAGTCATTAACTGTTTCATCTTATGCATCTGTTTCCCAAAATGGAGGAGCCTCTGCCAAGTCAAACAGTCAAGATGATAGTGATGGAAGGACAGATAATTTTGATATCACAGGGAAGATGGATATTACTGAGGAGTTAAATGCTCTTTTTGCCCCATCAGAATTGGCTAGTTTGTCTCTCACAAATGCTTCGTGCAGTGTAGACCTAAAACAGTCAGATTCCGACTCTTGCAATGTTAATATGGAGGGAAACAATATTCCAAAGGATTCAAACAAGCAATCACAAGATAATGTTCTACCAAATAACATTTTTGTGGTAGAATACTCTAATTTACAAGCTGATTATTTGCAGCTTATCAACTATCGAGACTGTGAGTTGAGGGCTTCTGAATTTAGACGTTTTGCTCTTGATCTGCAGTCTCAAAGTCCTCTTGCTCCAGAAGGTCATAATACTGCCATAGATGCTTTGCTCTTGGCAGCAGAGTGTTATATTAATCCTTACTTTATGATGCCCTTCAGGAACACTTCTCAGGATATTAACAAAGGCAATGTGAATAGGAACTCTGAAAGCTATGGACTGACAGATGTCAGAAGGGTTCTAGAAAAGAAAGATACCGAGTTGAAAATAGTAGACGGtcttgaaagaaaaagagataaagCTGTTCTTGAACTCCTGCTTGAGGCAGCAGAGTTGGATAGAAAGTATCAGAAAACAGCATTGGATGCGGAAATTGATACTTCACATATTGAAGAGCGCGAGGAAGTCATAAGTTTGGCACCGGATGGTATTCTGTTTGCAGATGCTATCACCTTAGTGCGGCAGAATCAAGCACTTTTGTGCAATTTCTTAATTCAGAGATTACAAAGGAACGAGCAGTCTGTGCATGAGATTCTCATGCAATGTGTTTTGTTTGTGCTGCACTCAGCAACCAAACTGTTCTGTGCCCCTGAGAGTATAGTTGATATAATACTGAACTTTGCTGAATTCTTCAATGGGCTACTGAAATCAATTTATTATCAGttcaaagaaggaaatttgCAGTTGGATCAGAGCAAGCTGCATGAGGTACAACGTCGATGGGTGCTTCTTCGGAGATTGGTAATTGCTTCAAGTGGCACCGATGAGGAATCAAGTACCTCCATAAGCGTTCAAAATGGTTTCCGGCTTGCAAACCTTATTCCACCATCAGCGTGGCTGCAGAAAGTATCTGTATTCTCTTGTTCTGCCTCTCCTCTGGTTAGATATCTTGGTTGGATGGCAGTGTCTCGTAATGCCAAACAATATCTGAAAGACCGCCTTTTCCTTGGTTCAGATCTGTCCCAGTTGACATATTTGATATCAATATTTTCTGATGAACTTTCTCTTGTAGACAATATTGTTGATCAGAAAAACGACAAGCAGAAGACTGAAGAATCAAGAGTTAGGGACACAGGCAATGAGCAAGTGCTAGGACATTCCAGTCAAGAATATGTGGATCTATCATTTCATGCTATATACCCTGAGATTAGTCAGTTCTTTCCCGATCTAAAGAAAGAGTTTGAAGCTTTTGGAGAATCCATACTAGAGGCTGTAAGGTTGCAGCTGAGATCTCTATCATCGGCTGTGGTGCCTGATCTGATGTGTTGGTTTTCTGACTTGTGTTCATGGCCTTTTCTAGGACAAGAACAAGGTCAACTTTATTCTAAAAAGAATCCTGATAATTTGAAAGGTTTTGTGGCAAAGAATTCAAAGGCTGTTATCCTGTTTGTGCTTGAATCCATTTTGTCTGAGCATATGGAAGCAATAGTACCAGAATTACCTAGGTTGGTGCAAGTTCTGGCGTCACTTTGTAGAAGCTATTACTGTGATGTGACGTTCCTTGATTCTATATTGCATTTACTAAAGCCAATCATAGCACATTCTTTACATAAGGTCTCTAAAGAAGAAATCCAATTGAGTGATGATTCATGTTCTAATTTTGAGTCTCTATGCTTTGATGAGCTTCTTGATGATATTAGGCAGAACAATAATGATCAAGGACATCAAAAAATTTATTCCAGGGCATTAACAATTTTCGTTTTAGCCACAGTTTTTCCTGATCTATCCTTCCACTGCAAAATGACAATTTTGAAGTCCTCCCTCTGCTGGGctgattttgcttcttctgAACTGAAGACTTCATTTCATGATTATCTTTGTTCCTATCAGACCCTAATGGAAAGTTGCAAAAACTTTTTGGTTGGGACATCCAGAGTCTTGGGTATCATTCCTTTTAAGACATCCCTCTATTGTGATGGAAGAGTATGTGAATCTCTCGATGACAGCTCTGAGTCATGCTCATGGTTTCTTGGTGATGTCTGTAACCTTGCTTCTTCGACTGAGGTTCCTGAGAAccttgaaaaggaaaaagatactGCTGTTCACATAAATGAAAAGGATTGTAAATTGACTTctgaagaaatagttgaattttCAGAGGAGTTAGAGTGCCTCATTAATAAGCTTTTTCCAACGCTAGATGAATGCTGCAAGATTCACCGTAAACTGGCAAAAAGGTTGGCTATTACTTCGGCAGAGTGCTTTGTGTACTCAAAATGCTTGTCAATGTTCAGACAAAGGTTACTTGTGCCCTCGCAAATTGATAAGGAAGGTATTATGCCAACCAGTGCTGAATATGTATCCATGGATTGCTGGAACGTCAGTCTACAAGAATATGCACAAATGATACTGGTGCTTCAGGAAAAACATTGCTGGGAAGTTGCATCAGTGATGCTTGATTGTCTACTAGGAGTGCCTGAATGCTTCAGTTTAGATGGTGTGATTGATAAACTCTGTTCTGCAATAATAAGCTTTTCTTCCAGGGCACCAAATATTGCCTGGCGGTTGCAGACTGATAAATGGCTGTCTTTCTTGCTAAGGAGAGGTACCCACCTTCTTCCCAACTGTGAAACTCCTATAAACGATGTGTTTGCTTCCATGCTTAAGCATCCGGAACCAGAGCAACGATTTATTGCACTTAAACACTTGAGGAAACTTATGGGTGAAGATGCAAATGGTGGAGCAGCTTCTTTATCTTTAAAGCCAACTGGTGGAGTAGCTTACTCAGACTTGGTTATTTCTCCTGTGCCAATATTATCAAGTCTGGTTGCTGGTATGTGGGATCAGGTGGCTTGCCTAGTGTCATCTGATACATCACTTCTTTTAAGAACCCATGCAATGGCGCTTCTTCTGAACTGCATACCTTTTGCTGGGCGGCAGAAGTTGCAGTCTTTTCTTGCAGCAGCTGATCAGGCTCTCCCAAGCCTAGCAAATCTGACACGGTCCACTTGTCAAGGCCCCgtatcaaaattttctttagcACTCCTTGCAAATTGTTGCTTGCATTCTCCTGCTGAAGATATTTCTCTTATACCTGAAATTGTTTGGCAAAACATTGAATCTATTGGAGTGCTGGAGAATG AAAGCTGTCCTTTGAGCTTGGAGAGAAGGGCTTGCCAAGCCTTATGTAGGTTGAGAGCTGAAGGGGATGAGGCTAAGCAG ATGCTGCAAGAGGTGCTCTCTTCAGCTTCTCCAGAACAACTTGATCCAGACTTTAGAAGTACACGCGAATCAATCCTCCAG GTTATGTCCAACTTTACATCTGTCCAATCATACTTTGATTTCTTCCATAAAGAAATGGATAAAAAGTGCTTG GAATTTGAGGAAGCTGAGATTGAAATGGAACTTCTTCAGAAAGAGCATGCCTCACCAGAATCAGCTAATGATATTAAAGATTGGCATCGGCTTCCTTTTCTAGCTG ACTGTGCAAAGGATGATAACCGTCTGCAGCAAATCAAGAATCACATTAGATCTCT AGAGAAGACAAAACTCAGAGAGGAGATTATAGCTCGCAGGCAAAGGAAGCTACTTCTAAAGCGTGCCCGTCAGAAGTACATAGAAGAGGCTGCTTTACGAGAAGCAGAACTTCTTCAAGAACTTGATAG AGAGAGGACTTCTGAAGCAGAAAGGGACGTCGAGAGACAGCAGCTGTTGGAACTTGAGCGTGCAAAAACCAGGGAACTGCAGCATAATCTTGATATGGAGAGGGAGAAGAATACACAG AGAGAACTCCAGCGGGAGCTTGAACAAGTGGAATCTGGAAACCGACCATCACGGCGGGAATTTCCCTCGTCCACTCATAGTAG ACCAAGATATCGGGAGAGAGAAAATGGCAGAGCAGTAGGTGAAGGTAACTTGAGAGGAAGTACTGGCAGTATGCAATCTGAGACTGCTACTACAAGTTCTTCCATGGCAACAATGCCGAAAGTTGTTCTATCAGGGGGTAGGCAATTTTCAGGCCAAATACCAACCATTCTACAATCACAAGATAGGCCAGATGATTACAGCAGTACTtatgaagaaaattttgatggaAGCAAGGACTCAGGTGACTCAGGTAGCATCGGTGATCCAGATTTGGTTTCAGCTCTTGAGGGACAATCGATTGTTTCGGGGTCCTCTCTAAGGCATGGATCTAGAGGTGGCAAACCTCGGCAGATTATGGAGCGAAGAGAACGAGAGAGCAGACGagaaggaaaatgggaaagaaaaCATTGA